A genomic stretch from Onychostoma macrolepis isolate SWU-2019 chromosome 02, ASM1243209v1, whole genome shotgun sequence includes:
- the tmem125b gene encoding transmembrane protein 125: protein MELLPLSVMSPGAPLRLQADPLWLQRQAVEEQVELWWFNKPHVSLLCYCFSVAMVLSLGSAGVGLLSTASSAAGPSVLWRLGVGSTLCLLALVVLMKQLLSSAVQDMGCIRSRRRIEQLRSGGTVDPMLLLFTGLALVVCGTTLLSLTQLDMLLSGVTLLASGSAVVLGVMVYGVMVNVQGRRNTRRRRRRRVRVYTVTGQRNRPWRDSTSSQSNLV from the coding sequence ATGGAGCTTCTCCCCCTGAGTGTGATGAGTCCCGGAGCTCCCCTTCGTCTGCAAGCAGACCCTTTGTGGCTCCAGCGCCAAGCCGTGGAGGAGCAGGTGGAGCTATGGTGGTTCAACAAGCCGCATGTGTCTCTCCTGTGCTACTGCTTTTCAGTGGCCATGGTTCTAAGCCTGGGCTCGGCCGGCGTGGGGCTCCTCTCGACCGCCTCCTCTGCCGCGGGGCCGTCGGTGCTGTGGCGCTTGGGCGTAGGTTCCACTCTCTGTCTCCTGGCACTGGTGGTCCTCATGAAGCAGCTGCTCAGCTCTGCAGTGCAAGACATGGGCTGCATACGCAGCCGCAGACGCATCGAGCAGCTGCGCAGTGGAGGAACGGTAGATCCCATGCTGTTGCTTTTCACTGGTTTGGCACTGGTGGTGTGTGGGACTACGCTGCTCAGTCTCACTCAGCTGGACATGCTGCTCTCTGGCGTGACACTCCTGGCCAGTGGCAGCGCTGTGGTGCTAGGTGTGATGGTGTATGGAGTGATGGTTAATGTGCAGGGAAGGAGAAACACAAGAAGGCGAAGACGACGAAGGGTGAGAGTGTATACGGTAACGGGGCAAAGGAACCGACCATGGAGGGATTCAACTTCAAGTCAGTCGAATTTAGTGTGA